ACCGTGGCAAGAACCAGCAGGCAGACCACAATCAGCGTTGCCTTGCCCTGCTTCATGCTCAAGGTAAGCGGCCCCCATTCGTACATCGACTGAATATTTTGCAGCCCACCGATGCGTAAGATTTCGAGATACACGCTGATACCGTTTGGGGTCAGCAACGCGGCCGCCGCACAGACGGGAATCAGCCATAAGAGGCGTTGGACGGCGTCGCAACGCAGCGCGGCGCGAACTGACTTCGACGTCCACCAGGCTTTCACAGCCTGGCCTGCCGCCCAGACTCCCATCAGCGTCAGCCCCATCGCGAACGAACCGTGCAGATTCGCCCACGCCACGAATAGCAACGGCACCATGCAGCGAACCCAACGGCGCCGCAGTTGATCCGTCGCCAATAGCGCGAGCACCACGGAATAGAATGTGACGCCGACAATTTGAGGGCGAATCACCAAAAACTGTTGCCAGTTGACCGCCAGCATCGCCCCAACGGCAATGACTGCACCCAACGTCGAACCACTATTCTTCCGCACAGCCTGGCCAACGGCAGCCAGACCGATCACCACCAGCAAGCCATGCCCAAACTGCAAAGCGGGCAGACCGAGGCAGGTCGACGAGAGCACGGCGGCCATGAAGACCTGTGCTCCCCACGCGGTATTCACCATCGGCGCCCCGGCTGCCAGCGGCACAAGCGGTTCGGTCGTCGGCAATGCCCCAGTTTGCAGCATCTTCCGCCCATAGTTGACGTGATCCCACAAATCCGTGTGCCACAGCGGGCGGTTGGCGTAGCACAGCACCAGGATGCCACTCAGAACAAACGTAAACGCGACGGACGACGCCGACATTCGCGGCCAGCGACGCGAATTCTGCAAGTCAACGGTTGAGCGATGATCCGAAATTGGTTCGTGTTTCATTTCTCAAACAGCGGGGAATGCAAATTTCTGCCGACGGAATGCGGTTCTGACGTAGCAGATTGTACCTCACATCGACGAAACTCCCGTCAAAACTGCTGTGCGTTCAATCGGGAAAAGTAAATTGTCGAGCCAAGTGGATGATTCTGAAGACTCGTCTGTCACACGCCTAACTGCGGATGCTTCCGTTTCAGCGGCTCAGGCGGAGTATCAGCTCCGTCTGTCGTCGTGGCGAAAGCGAGCGAACGACGTGCGATCGACCGATCGGCTGTTCACACGGCTGCGGCTGGCCGCGTTTGCCGCCGTGATCGGTGTGGGCTGCATCTGTATCGGCGATCCGGATGTGTCGTGGCTGTGGATCTTCGCACCACTGGCTGTTTTCGTGCTGCTGCTGCGGCTGCATGAGCCCGTCGTCAGGAAACTTCGTCGCGCCGAAGCGTCTCAGCAATACTACATCGATTCGTTGGCTCGACTTGCCGGTCTGTGGAAGAATGCAGCCAGCGACGGATCGCGATTCATCGACGCTCAGCATCTTTGGTCGTCGGACCTGGATATCTTCGGAACGGGCTCGCTGTTTCAAAAGCTAAATCAATGCCGCACGCTGCCTGCGAAACGCAAGCTCGCCGGCTGGCTGACAGAAGTGCCTACGGCGGAGGTGATTACAGAACGACAACTGCAGGCGGAATCGTTGCGTGAGCATCTGGACCTGCGCGAACGACTGGCCGCCATCGAAACCGACGTCGACTGGGCGGCCGCTGAAAAGACGCTTCAAATCTGGCTGACTCAACCCGCCGGAAAATTTCCGAAATGGACATTGTGGGCTGCTCGCCTGGTTGGAGCCGCTTCGATTGTGGTGGTGAGTCTGGCGATGGCGGGCGTGGTGAGTATCACGTACATCCTGCTGATGCTGATGTTGCAGGGGCCGTTTGTGGTGATCAATCGTCACCGCATTAAGTCTGTGATGGACGAAGTGGATGACGTCGACAAAGCTCTGCGACAGCTTGCAGAGGTAACTCAGCAGTTCGAAACGTATCCGCTTAACGAAAAGAGCCTGCAGCAACTTCAGAATCGATTGACGGCTGACGGCATCATCGCGTCGGAACGAATTCAACAGCTAAGTCGCCTGGTGCAATGGCTTAACAATGCTTTGCGGAACCAGTTTTTCATCCCCGTCGCGTGGGCGCTGGGATTATTCATCCATCTTCCTCATCGCATCGAACGCTGGCGGACGTGTCACGGTCAGCGAGTGACCGAATGGTTGGACGCAGTTACAACGCTGGAGGTCGTGACCAGTATTTCCGGGTTCAACTACGAACAACAAACGTACACGCTGCCGACAATATCTGAAGACGTCAAACACTTCGAAGCGAAAGAGCTGGGCCATCCGTTGCTGAACCCGTCGGAATGCGTTCACAACAACGTATCGCTCACCGAACAACAACCACTGATGCTGATTAGTGGATCGAACATGTCCGGTAAAAGTACGCTGCTGCGTTCGGTGGGAACCAATCTGGTACTCGCCTTCTGCGGTGCTCGTGTGAATGCGACGTCTCTAAACGCCTTCCCATTTCAAATCGGAACGGCCATGCGCGTCAGCGATTCGCTGCAGGAAGGCCG
This DNA window, taken from Fuerstiella marisgermanici, encodes the following:
- a CDS encoding MutS-related protein; this encodes MSSQVDDSEDSSVTRLTADASVSAAQAEYQLRLSSWRKRANDVRSTDRLFTRLRLAAFAAVIGVGCICIGDPDVSWLWIFAPLAVFVLLLRLHEPVVRKLRRAEASQQYYIDSLARLAGLWKNAASDGSRFIDAQHLWSSDLDIFGTGSLFQKLNQCRTLPAKRKLAGWLTEVPTAEVITERQLQAESLREHLDLRERLAAIETDVDWAAAEKTLQIWLTQPAGKFPKWTLWAARLVGAASIVVVSLAMAGVVSITYILLMLMLQGPFVVINRHRIKSVMDEVDDVDKALRQLAEVTQQFETYPLNEKSLQQLQNRLTADGIIASERIQQLSRLVQWLNNALRNQFFIPVAWALGLFIHLPHRIERWRTCHGQRVTEWLDAVTTLEVVTSISGFNYEQQTYTLPTISEDVKHFEAKELGHPLLNPSECVHNNVSLTEQQPLMLISGSNMSGKSTLLRSVGTNLVLAFCGARVNATSLNAFPFQIGTAMRVSDSLQEGRSLFFTVLQRLKAVVDLASTERPVLFLLDEILSGTNSHDRRRGAEAVIKTLVERDALGMVTTHDLALTRIVDSMDGKAVNMHFEDQVVDGHMTFDYQLRDGVVERSNAIQLMQMMGLDV